A stretch of Buteo buteo chromosome 21, bButBut1.hap1.1, whole genome shotgun sequence DNA encodes these proteins:
- the HESX1 gene encoding homeobox expressed in ES cells 1 isoform X1, with translation MLAEGESMASTTLRAANTSASQNLQKVSGFVENKTTPCSFSIESILGLEQKKDGIPAVKPHRPWMDACTDLVLGDDSNPHLQIPVVCYENPLFHVNSNPVQEEKVLKCEKYFSVTERLSFKRELSWYRGRRPRTAFTRNQIEVLENVFKMNSYPGIDIREELARKLDLDEDRIQIWFQNRRAKLKRSHRESQFLMVKNTFTSSLLE, from the exons ATGCTGGCTGAAGGTGAAAGCATGGCAAGTACAACGCTACGTGCCGCTAATACATCAGCGTCTCAGAATCTTCAGAAAGTGTCTGgttttgtagaaaataaaaccacaccATGCTCATTTTCCATTGAAAGTATTTTGGGACTGGAGCAGAAAAAAGATGGCATTCCAGCTGTGAAACCTCACAGACCATGGATGGATGCATGCACCGACTTGG TTTTAGGTGATGACAGTAATCCTCATCTGCAAATCCCTGTTGTTTGCTATGAAAATCCTTTATTTCATGTTAACAGTAATCCGGTGCAAGaggaaaaagttttgaaatgtgaaaaatatttttcagtcactgaaaGGCTATCTTTCAAACGAGAATTGAGCTGGTACAGGGGTAGAAGACCAAGAACTGCATTCACTAGAAACCAG ATTGAAgtcttggaaaatgtttttaaaatgaactccTACCCTGGCATTGATATTAGAGAAGAGCTAGCTCGCAAATTAGATTTAGATGAAGACAGGATCCag ATCTGGTTCCAGAACCGTCGTGCAAAGCTGAAAAGGTCACACCGAGAATCTCAGTTTCTAATGGTGAAAAATACTTTCACCTCCAGCCTGCTAGAGTAG